Proteins encoded in a region of the Leifsonia sp. PS1209 genome:
- a CDS encoding MoaD/ThiS family protein: MAESGDGTVLVRYFAAAEEAAGRSEERIRLAEPTLGALRAELLARYGAPMELVLRSGSFLVDAVVSRDPARRVAGTVDVLPPFAGG, encoded by the coding sequence GTGGCTGAGTCGGGCGACGGCACCGTGCTCGTGCGGTATTTCGCCGCGGCGGAGGAGGCGGCCGGGCGGTCGGAGGAGCGCATCCGGCTGGCGGAGCCGACGCTCGGTGCCCTGCGCGCCGAACTGCTCGCCCGCTACGGTGCGCCGATGGAGCTGGTGCTGCGGTCAGGGTCATTCCTGGTGGATGCGGTCGTGTCGCGCGACCCTGCCAGACGCGTGGCAGGGACCGTGGATGTGCTTCCGCCGTTCGCGGGCGGGTGA
- a CDS encoding SDR family NAD(P)-dependent oxidoreductase, translating to MLPDSPSPDSDALDSDAPGASGASDASGSAASRVDPADLAAALRVLENLHELDEEHPDFITVRRATAHMFKAVKQARRKEIRRAVAEADKAVVAATATGAPDRIDDETRGLDLTTSTEAASAGTLLKSRACYICKQHYTLVDAFYHQLCPDCAALSHAKRNARTDLTGKRALLTGGRAKIGMHIALRLLRDGAHLTITTRFPRDAVRRFSQLPDASEWLHRLRVVGIDLRDPAQVIALADSVAAQGPLDILINNAAQTVRRSAGAYSLLAEAESRPLPDGPLPEMETFGHTADPHPHALEASVAAHPLLSAANVAGTVAELAGPSALTADELAALAMAPGSSSLAKHADGTAIDAGGLVPDVHTVNSWTQAVQDVDPLEMLEVQLCNTTAPFLLISRLRASMAAATAAAEAGRAYIVNVSAMEGVFGRRYKGPGHPHTNMAKAALNMLTRTSAGEMFETDRILMTAVDTGWITDERPHYTKVRLAEEGFHAPLDLVDGAARVYDPIVRGQAGEDLHGVFLKDYRSSAW from the coding sequence GTGCTCCCCGACTCCCCCTCTCCCGATTCCGACGCGCTCGATTCCGACGCGCCCGGCGCATCCGGCGCATCCGACGCATCCGGCTCCGCTGCGTCCCGCGTCGACCCCGCAGACCTCGCAGCGGCCCTCCGCGTCCTGGAGAACCTGCACGAGCTCGACGAGGAGCACCCCGACTTCATCACCGTGCGCCGGGCGACCGCGCACATGTTCAAGGCCGTCAAGCAGGCCAGGCGCAAAGAGATCCGCCGCGCCGTCGCCGAGGCCGATAAGGCCGTCGTCGCCGCCACCGCGACCGGAGCACCGGACCGCATCGACGACGAGACCCGCGGCCTCGACCTCACCACCAGCACGGAGGCGGCGAGCGCAGGCACCCTCCTGAAGTCCCGCGCCTGCTACATCTGCAAGCAGCACTACACGCTCGTCGACGCCTTCTACCACCAGCTCTGCCCCGACTGCGCCGCCCTCAGCCACGCCAAGCGCAACGCGAGGACCGACCTCACCGGCAAGCGCGCCCTGCTCACCGGCGGCCGCGCCAAGATCGGGATGCACATCGCCCTGCGGCTGCTGCGCGACGGCGCGCACCTCACCATCACCACGCGGTTCCCCCGGGATGCCGTCCGCCGCTTCTCCCAGCTGCCGGACGCGTCCGAGTGGCTGCACCGCCTCCGTGTCGTCGGCATCGACCTGCGCGACCCCGCCCAGGTGATCGCGCTGGCCGACTCCGTCGCCGCGCAGGGCCCGCTGGACATCCTGATCAACAACGCCGCCCAGACCGTCCGACGCTCGGCGGGAGCGTACTCGCTGCTCGCCGAGGCGGAGAGCCGGCCGCTCCCCGATGGTCCCCTGCCCGAGATGGAGACCTTCGGTCACACGGCGGACCCGCACCCGCACGCGCTCGAGGCGTCCGTGGCCGCGCATCCCCTGCTCTCCGCCGCGAACGTCGCCGGCACGGTCGCCGAACTCGCCGGGCCGTCTGCGCTCACCGCCGACGAGCTGGCTGCTCTCGCGATGGCGCCGGGCTCGTCGTCGCTCGCCAAGCACGCCGACGGCACCGCCATCGACGCCGGAGGGCTCGTTCCGGATGTGCACACCGTCAACAGCTGGACCCAGGCGGTCCAGGATGTGGACCCGCTGGAGATGCTGGAAGTGCAGCTCTGCAACACCACCGCACCGTTCCTGCTGATCAGCCGGCTGCGCGCATCCATGGCCGCCGCCACGGCAGCCGCAGAGGCCGGGCGCGCGTACATCGTCAACGTCTCGGCGATGGAGGGCGTGTTCGGCCGCCGCTACAAGGGGCCGGGCCACCCGCACACCAACATGGCGAAAGCCGCCCTCAACATGCTCACCCGCACCAGCGCCGGCGAGATGTTCGAGACGGACCGCATCCTGATGACGGCGGTCGACACCGGCTGGATCACCGACGAGCGCCCGCACTACACGAAGGTGCGCCTGGCGGAGGAGGGCTTCCACGCCCCGCTCGACCTGGTCGACGGCGCGGCCCGCGTATACGACCCGATCGTGCGCGGACAGGCCGGAGAAGACCTGCACGGCGTGTTCCTGAAGGACTACCGCAGCTCGGCCTGGTGA
- a CDS encoding sulfite oxidase-like oxidoreductase, producing the protein MGIISSGFLGRRRTEDTRLPPGQYLTEGFPVLSAGPTPRITHDEWAFTITTENGTVHRWSWDEFLALPQDDVTQDIHCVTSWSKLGTSWRGVAIDTLFEGVDTDYEYTMAHSYGGYTTNVPLADLLDGKAWIAHTFDGEDLAPEHGGPARLLVPHLYFWKSAKWVNGLQMLPQDQPGFWEQNGYNMYGDPWKEERYW; encoded by the coding sequence ATGGGAATCATCTCCTCCGGATTCCTCGGCCGCCGCCGTACCGAGGACACACGACTTCCGCCAGGCCAATACCTCACCGAGGGCTTCCCCGTGCTCTCCGCCGGTCCGACGCCGCGCATCACGCACGACGAGTGGGCGTTCACCATCACCACCGAGAACGGGACGGTGCACCGCTGGAGCTGGGACGAGTTCCTCGCCCTCCCCCAGGACGACGTGACCCAGGACATCCACTGCGTCACCAGCTGGTCGAAACTCGGCACGTCGTGGCGGGGCGTCGCGATCGACACGCTGTTCGAGGGCGTCGACACCGACTACGAGTACACGATGGCGCACTCGTACGGCGGGTACACCACCAACGTCCCGCTCGCCGACCTGCTCGACGGGAAGGCCTGGATCGCCCACACCTTCGACGGCGAGGACCTCGCTCCGGAGCACGGAGGGCCCGCGCGCCTGCTGGTGCCGCACCTCTACTTCTGGAAGAGCGCCAAGTGGGTCAACGGCCTGCAGATGCTGCCGCAGGACCAGCCGGGGTTCTGGGAGCAGAACGGCTACAACATGTACGGGGACCCCTGGAAAGAAGAGCGCTACTGGTGA
- a CDS encoding ferredoxin reductase: MSTAWRVAEVVAARFETPTARTLRLRIPGLSGHLAGQHVDIRLTAPDGYQAVRSYSIASALPGDELELTVEELADGEVSPYLVRGVTTGEQLEVRGPVGGWFVWRPGEQTPIQLIAGGSGVVPLMSMARAHAAAASAAPFRLLYSVRSPEAVYYRDELAMLARDTAAPLSVHYVYTRETPPDWPVDAGRLTAEALAAATLPVTATPTFYLCGATAFVETVSGWLVDAGHDPARIRTERYGGIGAAA, from the coding sequence GTGAGCACGGCCTGGCGCGTCGCGGAGGTGGTGGCCGCCCGCTTCGAGACGCCGACCGCGCGCACGCTGCGGCTGCGCATCCCCGGCCTCAGCGGGCACCTGGCCGGGCAGCACGTCGACATCAGGCTCACGGCTCCCGACGGATACCAGGCGGTGCGGTCGTACTCGATCGCGTCTGCGCTGCCCGGCGACGAACTCGAACTGACCGTGGAGGAGCTCGCGGACGGCGAGGTCTCCCCCTACCTCGTGCGCGGCGTGACGACGGGAGAGCAGCTGGAGGTGCGCGGCCCGGTCGGCGGCTGGTTCGTCTGGCGGCCGGGTGAGCAGACGCCCATCCAGCTGATCGCCGGAGGCTCCGGCGTCGTGCCGCTGATGTCGATGGCGAGGGCGCACGCCGCCGCGGCGAGCGCAGCACCGTTCCGGCTGCTCTACTCCGTGCGCTCCCCCGAGGCCGTCTACTACCGCGACGAGCTCGCCATGCTCGCCAGGGATACGGCCGCCCCGCTCTCCGTGCACTACGTCTACACCCGCGAGACCCCGCCCGACTGGCCGGTGGATGCGGGACGGCTGACCGCGGAGGCGCTGGCGGCGGCCACCCTGCCGGTCACCGCGACCCCCACGTTCTACCTCTGCGGCGCGACCGCGTTCGTCGAGACGGTGTCCGGCTGGCTGGTGGACGCCGGGCACGACCCTGCACGCATCAGGACCGAACGCTACGGCGGGATCGGAGCGGCGGCATGA
- the modA gene encoding molybdate ABC transporter substrate-binding protein has protein sequence MTVHRRSIAAIAAAALAPALLLSGCAASSATQPTASTGSASADTVGGTVTVFAAASLTSSFTALGKTFESAHPGAKVTFSFAGSSDLVSQLTEGAPADVFASADGANMAKAVTAKLADGKPVDFATNVLAIAVPPGNPAKITGFADLAKPGVKTVVCAPQVPCGAATAKVEASSGVTLTPVSQESSVTDVLGKVESGEADAGIVYVTDVKGAGSKVASVAFPEASGVVNTYPIVAVAGAPNPKGAAAFIDFVTGGKGRAVLAAAGFGAP, from the coding sequence CCCGCCCTCCTGCTCTCCGGATGCGCGGCCTCCTCCGCGACGCAGCCCACCGCATCCACGGGGTCGGCGTCGGCGGATACGGTCGGCGGCACGGTCACCGTGTTCGCGGCTGCATCGCTGACGTCCAGTTTCACCGCGCTCGGGAAGACGTTCGAGTCCGCGCATCCCGGGGCGAAGGTCACCTTCAGTTTCGCCGGGTCGTCCGACCTGGTCTCGCAGCTGACCGAGGGCGCCCCCGCCGACGTGTTCGCGTCGGCGGACGGGGCCAATATGGCGAAGGCGGTCACGGCGAAGCTGGCGGACGGGAAACCGGTCGACTTCGCCACGAACGTCCTCGCCATCGCCGTCCCTCCCGGCAACCCGGCGAAGATCACCGGGTTCGCCGACCTCGCGAAGCCGGGGGTGAAGACCGTCGTGTGCGCTCCGCAGGTGCCGTGTGGGGCCGCGACCGCGAAAGTGGAGGCGTCGAGCGGGGTGACGCTCACGCCGGTGAGCCAGGAGTCGTCGGTGACCGACGTGCTCGGCAAGGTGGAGTCCGGCGAGGCGGACGCCGGGATCGTCTACGTGACGGACGTGAAGGGGGCAGGCTCGAAGGTCGCATCCGTCGCCTTCCCGGAGGCGTCCGGCGTGGTCAACACGTACCCGATCGTGGCGGTGGCCGGGGCGCCCAACCCGAAGGGGGCCGCGGCGTTCATCGACTTCGTCACCGGCGGGAAGGGCCGCGCCGTGCTCGCGGCCGCCGGGTTCGGTGCTCCGTAG
- a CDS encoding DUF6510 family protein, whose product MTGPDYLDGNAAAGLLSEVFAADITSAVGKCASCGDEAVVAVARVYPNDHGLVVRCSVCGDVLVVAVEKRETVCVDLRGLSWLEMRPAATA is encoded by the coding sequence ATGACCGGACCGGACTACCTCGACGGGAACGCGGCGGCCGGGCTGCTGTCGGAGGTCTTCGCCGCCGACATCACCAGCGCCGTCGGCAAGTGCGCGAGCTGCGGAGACGAGGCCGTCGTCGCGGTCGCGCGGGTGTACCCGAACGATCACGGACTGGTGGTGCGCTGCTCGGTCTGCGGCGACGTGCTCGTGGTCGCCGTCGAGAAACGCGAGACGGTGTGCGTCGACCTGCGCGGGCTGAGCTGGCTGGAGATGCGTCCAGCCGCCACCGCGTAG
- a CDS encoding DUF1622 domain-containing protein, with product MFGQGFFDTIAVAFEVVGVSAMAVGFLVAVAIAIRAWVISRSGRTAFKTLRESFGGVILLGLEVLVAADLVRTVTSTPSLTDALALALIVLIRTVLSFSLQIEIDGVAPWRRALVTGPEVLARSAARTQR from the coding sequence ATGTTCGGTCAGGGTTTCTTCGACACCATCGCGGTCGCCTTCGAGGTCGTCGGCGTCAGCGCGATGGCCGTCGGCTTCCTCGTCGCCGTCGCCATCGCGATCCGCGCCTGGGTGATCTCCCGCTCCGGGCGGACGGCGTTCAAGACGCTCCGCGAGAGCTTCGGCGGGGTCATCCTGCTCGGACTGGAAGTGCTGGTGGCCGCCGACCTGGTCAGGACGGTCACCTCGACGCCGTCGCTCACCGACGCCCTGGCGCTGGCGCTGATCGTCCTCATCCGGACCGTCCTGAGCTTCTCGCTGCAGATCGAGATCGACGGGGTGGCGCCGTGGCGCCGGGCGCTCGTCACCGGTCCGGAGGTCCTCGCCCGGTCGGCTGCGCGCACGCAGCGCTGA
- a CDS encoding amino acid transporter, with protein sequence MSSTPAETTPTSPTPVPGQAHEPQKPARPGKSTFRHWLLSGLIDERGTHQGPHGRKPERQHTWWQVMCLTGVDYFSTLGYQPAIAALAAGVVSPFATLVLVALTLLGALPVYRRVARESFKGSGSIAMLERLLPWWAGKLFVLVLLGFAATDFMITITLSAADATAHAIENPYTPEWFHGNQVGITLFLLALLGAVFLKGFREAIGIAVVLVAVYLALNVIVVATSIVEVFQHTTAIDDWWAALNTQHGNPLMVVGIALLVFPRLALGLSGFETGVAVMPQIKGRPDDDPEYPRGRIRGAGRLLTTAAIIMSCFLITSSFTTTLLIPQKEFQSGGSANGRALAYLAHEYLGNVFGSVYDLSTILILWFAGASAMAGLLNLVPRYLPRYGMAPQWARAVRPLVLVFTLIAFVITLVFQADVDAQGGAYATGVLVLITSASLAVTLSAWRKRQRKRTIAFAIVTTIFVYTTIANIFERPDGLRIASLFIIGIITISIVSRIGRSFQLRATSVTLDVTALDFVLEDAEEGEIRIISHEPDVDTTKEYEQKNKDERKFSHIPQRSRTIFIEVYRSDSSDFEEDLIVHGVVKHGYRVLQVKAGNVPNTIAAVLLEIRDVTGVVPTIYFEWTEGNPISNMFRFLITGVGEVAPVTREVLREAERDVKRRPAVHVS encoded by the coding sequence ATGTCCAGCACTCCTGCGGAGACCACCCCCACGAGTCCGACTCCGGTTCCCGGTCAGGCGCACGAGCCGCAGAAACCGGCCAGACCGGGGAAGAGCACGTTCCGGCACTGGCTGCTCTCCGGACTGATCGACGAGCGCGGCACGCACCAGGGCCCGCACGGCAGGAAGCCGGAACGCCAGCACACCTGGTGGCAGGTCATGTGCCTCACCGGCGTCGACTACTTCTCCACGCTCGGCTATCAGCCGGCCATCGCCGCCCTGGCCGCCGGGGTGGTCTCCCCCTTCGCCACGCTCGTGCTCGTCGCCCTGACCCTGCTCGGCGCCCTGCCGGTGTACCGCAGGGTGGCGAGAGAGAGCTTCAAGGGCTCCGGGTCCATCGCGATGCTCGAGCGCCTGCTGCCCTGGTGGGCCGGAAAGCTGTTCGTGCTCGTGCTGCTCGGCTTCGCCGCCACCGACTTCATGATCACGATCACCCTGTCCGCGGCGGACGCCACGGCCCACGCGATCGAGAACCCGTACACGCCCGAGTGGTTCCACGGCAACCAGGTCGGCATCACGCTGTTCCTCCTGGCGCTCCTCGGCGCGGTGTTCCTCAAGGGCTTCCGGGAGGCCATTGGCATCGCCGTCGTCCTGGTGGCGGTGTACCTGGCGCTCAACGTGATCGTCGTGGCCACCTCCATCGTCGAGGTGTTCCAGCACACCACCGCCATCGACGACTGGTGGGCCGCCCTCAACACGCAGCACGGCAACCCGCTGATGGTGGTCGGGATCGCGCTGCTCGTCTTCCCGAGGCTCGCCCTCGGCCTGTCCGGCTTCGAGACGGGTGTTGCGGTCATGCCGCAGATCAAGGGACGGCCGGACGACGACCCGGAGTACCCGCGGGGACGCATCCGGGGCGCCGGCCGCCTGCTGACGACCGCGGCCATCATCATGAGCTGCTTCCTCATCACGTCGAGCTTCACCACCACGCTGCTGATCCCGCAGAAGGAGTTCCAGTCCGGAGGCTCCGCCAACGGCCGCGCGCTCGCCTACCTGGCCCACGAATACCTGGGAAACGTGTTCGGCTCCGTCTACGACCTCAGCACCATCCTCATCCTGTGGTTCGCGGGAGCATCGGCGATGGCCGGTCTGCTGAACCTGGTGCCGCGCTACCTCCCCCGCTACGGCATGGCGCCTCAGTGGGCGCGCGCCGTGCGCCCGCTGGTGCTGGTGTTCACGCTCATCGCGTTCGTCATCACCCTGGTCTTCCAGGCCGACGTGGATGCGCAGGGCGGCGCGTACGCGACCGGCGTGCTGGTGCTGATCACGTCGGCATCCCTCGCCGTCACCCTGTCGGCCTGGCGGAAGAGACAGCGCAAGCGCACCATCGCGTTCGCGATCGTCACCACGATCTTCGTCTACACGACCATCGCCAACATCTTCGAGCGCCCGGACGGCCTGCGCATCGCCAGCCTGTTCATCATCGGCATCATCACCATCTCGATCGTCTCCCGCATCGGCCGGTCGTTCCAGCTGCGCGCGACCTCCGTCACCCTCGACGTCACGGCGCTCGACTTCGTCCTCGAAGACGCGGAGGAGGGCGAGATCCGGATCATCTCGCACGAGCCGGACGTCGACACGACGAAAGAGTACGAGCAGAAGAACAAGGACGAACGCAAGTTCAGCCACATCCCGCAGCGCTCCCGCACGATCTTCATCGAGGTCTACCGGTCGGACTCGTCCGACTTCGAGGAGGACCTGATCGTGCACGGCGTCGTCAAGCACGGCTACCGGGTGCTGCAGGTGAAGGCGGGCAACGTTCCGAACACGATCGCGGCCGTGCTGCTGGAGATCCGGGATGTGACCGGCGTCGTGCCGACGATCTACTTCGAGTGGACCGAGGGCAACCCGATCTCCAACATGTTCCGGTTCCTGATCACGGGTGTCGGCGAGGTGGCTCCTGTGACGCGCGAGGTGCTGCGCGAGGCGGAACGCGACGTGAAGCGCCGCCCGGCCGTGCACGTGTCCTGA
- the moaA gene encoding GTP 3',8-cyclase MoaA — MTVVNLGTPRSAALRTEPSTEGRPDTRDLVDRYGRVARDLRVSVTEKCSLRCTYCMPEDGLPSIPRDDLLSAVEISRLVRIATRDLGITEVRFTGGEPLMRADLAEIIGLSAEAAPGVDLSITTNGIGLDHRIRSLVDAGLTRVNVSLDTVDREHFARLTRRDRLPAVLAGIRAAHDAGLMPLKLNAVLMRDTLAGAPDLLAWAIENGCRLRFIEQMPLDADHTWMRDNMVPAAELLDVLGARFTLTEAGRVDPSAPAEEWLVDGGPATVGIIASVTRSFCSACDRTRITAEGTVRSCLFGDDETDLRALLRGGADDAEIARWWRGAMWGKQAGHGIGADGFVPPVRSMGAIGG, encoded by the coding sequence ATGACCGTCGTGAATCTCGGCACACCGCGGAGCGCAGCTCTGCGGACAGAGCCGAGCACGGAGGGCCGCCCGGACACACGGGACCTCGTCGACCGGTACGGCAGGGTCGCCCGCGACCTGCGCGTATCCGTGACGGAGAAATGCTCGCTGCGCTGCACGTACTGCATGCCGGAGGACGGCCTGCCGAGCATCCCGCGCGACGACCTGCTGAGCGCCGTCGAGATCTCCAGGCTGGTGCGCATCGCCACGCGCGACCTCGGCATCACCGAGGTGCGGTTCACCGGCGGGGAGCCGCTGATGCGCGCAGACCTCGCCGAGATCATCGGCCTGTCCGCGGAGGCGGCGCCGGGCGTCGACCTCTCGATCACGACCAACGGGATCGGACTGGACCACCGCATCCGGAGCCTGGTGGATGCCGGGCTCACCCGGGTGAACGTCTCCCTCGACACGGTCGACAGGGAGCACTTCGCGCGCCTGACCCGGCGCGACAGGCTGCCGGCGGTGCTCGCGGGCATCCGCGCGGCGCACGACGCCGGGCTCATGCCGCTCAAGCTGAACGCCGTGCTGATGCGCGACACGCTCGCCGGCGCCCCCGACCTGCTCGCCTGGGCGATCGAGAACGGCTGCCGTCTGCGCTTCATCGAGCAGATGCCGCTCGACGCCGACCACACCTGGATGCGCGACAACATGGTGCCCGCCGCCGAACTCCTCGACGTGCTCGGCGCCCGCTTCACCCTCACCGAGGCGGGCAGGGTGGACCCCTCAGCGCCAGCGGAGGAGTGGCTGGTGGACGGTGGGCCAGCGACGGTCGGCATCATCGCGTCGGTGACGCGCTCGTTCTGTTCCGCCTGCGACCGCACCAGGATCACGGCGGAGGGCACGGTGCGCTCCTGCCTGTTCGGCGACGACGAGACCGACCTGCGCGCACTGCTGCGCGGCGGGGCGGACGACGCCGAGATCGCCCGCTGGTGGCGGGGAGCGATGTGGGGCAAGCAGGCCGGCCACGGGATCGGCGCAGACGGGTTCGTGCCTCCGGTGCGGAGCATGGGGGCGATCGGTGGCTGA
- a CDS encoding ABC transporter permease has product MVSPPRRLDVPGWIVALAVLGGLFVLLPLVAMLLRVDWGEFIPLITSPSSLDALGLSLRTSLAATALCVLLGVPMATVLARVPFRGQRVVRAVVLLPLVLPPVVGGLALLYLFGRRGLLGGALDVAFSTTAVVLAQTFVALPFLVLSLEGALRTAGTRFEAVAATLGARPATVLFRVTLPLVLPALLSGAILSFARALGEFGATLAFAGSLQGVTRTLPLEIYLQRETDPDAAVALSLVLIAVAVVVVAVAHGAGEPGRRRLRAVGGSARRSEQAAAR; this is encoded by the coding sequence GTGGTGTCGCCGCCGCGCCGCCTCGACGTGCCCGGCTGGATCGTCGCGCTGGCGGTGCTCGGCGGACTGTTCGTGCTGCTTCCGCTGGTCGCGATGCTGCTGCGGGTCGACTGGGGCGAGTTCATCCCGCTGATCACGTCGCCGTCGTCGCTGGATGCGCTCGGGCTGAGCCTGCGCACCTCGCTGGCCGCGACCGCGCTCTGCGTGCTGCTGGGGGTGCCGATGGCGACGGTGCTGGCGCGGGTGCCGTTCCGCGGGCAGCGGGTGGTGCGCGCGGTGGTGCTGCTGCCGCTGGTGCTGCCGCCGGTCGTGGGCGGTCTGGCCCTGCTCTACCTGTTCGGCCGGCGCGGCCTCCTCGGCGGCGCGCTGGACGTGGCGTTCTCGACGACGGCGGTGGTGCTGGCGCAGACGTTCGTCGCCCTGCCATTCCTGGTGCTGAGCCTGGAGGGCGCCCTCCGCACGGCGGGAACCCGGTTCGAGGCGGTCGCCGCGACCCTGGGAGCGCGGCCGGCGACGGTGCTGTTCCGGGTGACGCTGCCGCTGGTGCTTCCCGCCCTGCTATCCGGCGCGATCCTGTCGTTCGCCCGCGCCCTCGGCGAGTTCGGCGCGACCCTCGCCTTCGCGGGCAGCCTGCAGGGTGTCACCCGCACCCTGCCGCTGGAGATCTACCTGCAGCGCGAGACCGACCCGGATGCGGCGGTCGCGCTCTCGCTGGTGCTGATCGCAGTGGCGGTGGTGGTGGTCGCGGTGGCACACGGCGCCGGCGAGCCGGGACGGCGGCGGCTGCGGGCGGTCGGTGGGTCTGCCCGCCGGTCGGAGCAGGCGGCGGCGCGGTGA
- a CDS encoding ABC transporter ATP-binding protein, producing MRATLSERGTDIDLSIADGQTVAVLGPNGAGKSTVLGMLAGLVRPDTGRATLGGDVLFDLPGAWTPPHRRGVALLAQEPLLFPHLTVRQNVEFGPRAGRASRVDARGVADGWLRSVGVEAFADRRPDELSGGQAQRVAVARALAAEPRVLLLDEPLSALDVAVTGEVRQTLARALAGRTAVIVSHDALDAYLLADRVIVMHDGRIVDDGPTRDVLDRPRRAFTAELTGVTLLTGRRSASGIVTDDRTALDGTVLDGTVLDGTATSPAPPIGSRVAAAVRPSTVRVLRALDPAPDIPNRLPATVRDLEPRGDLVLVRTDSLPALVAPSVVADLALMPGTPVTVAVDPADLPVYAL from the coding sequence ATGCGCGCGACGCTGTCCGAGCGCGGGACCGACATCGACCTCAGCATCGCAGACGGACAGACCGTCGCCGTGCTCGGCCCGAACGGCGCGGGCAAGTCCACCGTGCTCGGGATGCTCGCCGGGCTCGTCCGCCCCGACACCGGCCGGGCGACACTCGGCGGCGACGTGCTGTTCGACCTGCCCGGCGCCTGGACGCCGCCGCACCGCCGCGGGGTGGCTCTGCTCGCGCAGGAGCCGCTGCTGTTCCCGCACCTGACCGTGCGGCAGAACGTGGAGTTCGGTCCGCGGGCCGGACGCGCATCCCGGGTCGACGCGCGGGGCGTCGCCGATGGCTGGCTGCGCTCCGTTGGTGTGGAGGCGTTCGCCGACCGCCGCCCCGACGAGCTGTCCGGCGGGCAGGCGCAGCGGGTCGCCGTGGCCCGCGCCCTCGCCGCCGAACCCCGGGTGCTGCTGCTCGACGAGCCGCTGTCTGCGCTCGATGTCGCCGTGACCGGCGAGGTGCGGCAGACACTCGCGCGAGCACTTGCCGGGCGCACGGCCGTGATCGTCAGCCACGACGCGCTCGACGCCTACCTGCTCGCCGATCGGGTGATCGTGATGCACGACGGCCGCATCGTCGACGACGGACCGACCAGAGACGTGCTCGACCGCCCCCGCCGCGCGTTCACCGCCGAGCTGACCGGGGTGACGCTGCTCACCGGGCGGCGCAGCGCATCCGGGATCGTCACCGACGACCGGACCGCGCTGGACGGAACGGTGCTCGACGGAACGGTGCTCGACGGAACTGCCACCTCCCCCGCCCCACCCATCGGCTCACGGGTCGCCGCCGCCGTTCGGCCGTCGACCGTGCGGGTGCTCCGCGCGCTCGATCCCGCGCCGGACATCCCGAACCGGCTCCCCGCGACCGTGCGCGACCTGGAGCCCCGCGGCGACCTCGTGCTCGTGCGCACCGACAGCCTGCCAGCGCTGGTCGCGCCGTCGGTCGTCGCCGACCTCGCCCTGATGCCGGGCACGCCGGTCACCGTCGCGGTCGATCCCGCCGACCTGCCCGTCTACGCCCTCTGA